One Osmerus eperlanus chromosome 13, fOsmEpe2.1, whole genome shotgun sequence genomic region harbors:
- the mchr2b gene encoding melanin concentrating hormone receptor 2b, protein MNNTEMCISVHTQYDEISNLTNSSCLNRTSPYSIMDIATFMHIFPTIYGILCTIGVIANGLVIYAVATCKKKMVSDIYVLNLAIADMLFLLVMPFNIHQLVRDRQWVFGNFMCKAVVVVDVSNQFTTVGIVTVLCIDRYIAIVHPTSEKRTIQWTIIINILVWLGSFLLTVPVMMYAKVIRKRQLEMCMMFLDGPEDMYWYTLYQSILGFILPLIIIITFYSLTLYHVFRSIRRVKRKQSVWAKRATKTVLMVIALFLVCWSPYHVIQVINLSNNKPTNAFIYAYNISICLSYSHSCINPLMLLVFAQNYRERLCRRTELRSSQQSSSKTTVVKTDGSSVANDPNYGCTVI, encoded by the exons ATGAATAACACGGAGATGTGCATATCTGTGCACACACAGTACGATGAAATCAGCAACTTGACAAACTCGTCGTGTTTGAACAGAACTTCGCCGTACAGCATTATGGACATAGCAACTTTTATGCATATATTTCCTACGATATATGGTATACTTTGTACGATTGGAGTTATTGCCAATGGCTTGGTCATTTATGCGGTGGCAACCTGCAAGAAAAAAATGGTTTCAGACATTTATGTGCTGAATTTAGCCATTGCCGACATGCTTTTCTTGCTAGTGATGCCCTTCAACATCCATCAACttgtcagagacagacagtgggtCTTTGGAAACTTCATGTGCaaggctgtggttgttgtggaTGTGAGCAACCAATTCACAACCGTGGGGATCGTCACTGTTCTCTGTATTGACAG gtACATTGCCATCGTCCACCCCACCTCTGAGAAGAGAACCATCCAGTGGACGATCATCATCAACATCCTGGTGTGGCTGGGCAGCTTCCTCCTCACCGTGCCCGTGATGATGTATGCCAAGGTGATCCGCAAGCGCCAGCTGGAGATGTGTATGATGTTCCTGGACGGGCCCGAGGACATGTACTGGTACACCCTGTACCAGTCCATCCTGGGCTTCATCCTgcctctcatcatcatcatcaccttctACTCCCTCACCCTGTACCACGTGTTCCGCTCCATACGGCGAGTCAAGCGCAAACAGTCCGTCTGGGCCAAGCGGGCCACCAAGACCGTCCTCATGGTCATCGCCCTCTTCCTGGTCTGCTGGTCGCCCTATCACGTGATCCAGGTGATCAATCTGAGCAACAACAAGCCCACCAACGCCTTCATTTACGCCTACAACATCAGCATCTGCCTGAGCTACTCGCACAGCTGCATCAACCCCCTCATGCTGCTGGTGTTTGCCCAGAACTACCGCGAGCGCCTCTGTCGCAGGACGGAGCTGCGCAGCTCCCAGCAGAGCTCCTCCAAGACCACCGTGGTCAAGACCGACGGGTCGAGCGTCGCCAACGACCCCAACTATGGCTGCACCGTCATCTAG